One genomic segment of Bradyrhizobium prioriisuperbiae includes these proteins:
- a CDS encoding response regulator: MIHDPKRRDVALVIDDSPETLRLLTDALDAAGMTVMVALDGAAGMRIVEQITPDIILLDAVMPGMDGFETCRRLKGDAGLGHVPVIFMTGLADTEHIVRGLDAGGVDYVTKPIAIQEMLARIRVHLANARLAQSARMALDVSGRFLFAANREGKVVWATPQAQKLLGSATSDRVTLPASLPDWLRDIEDGRADAKPPAAPLLNDQLRLQFMGKLGPDEFLLRIAKETSPDTPAQFSKELGLTAREGEVLAWLSKGKANRDIAQILGLSPRTVDKHLEQIYAKLGVENRTAAAAMAVKASRK, encoded by the coding sequence ATGATTCATGATCCGAAACGGCGCGACGTCGCCCTTGTCATCGATGACTCGCCGGAAACGCTGCGGCTCTTGACCGATGCGCTGGATGCCGCCGGCATGACTGTGATGGTCGCGCTCGATGGCGCGGCCGGCATGCGGATCGTCGAGCAGATCACCCCCGACATCATCCTGCTCGACGCGGTGATGCCGGGCATGGACGGTTTCGAGACCTGCCGGCGGCTGAAGGGCGATGCCGGCCTCGGCCATGTGCCCGTGATCTTCATGACGGGATTGGCGGACACCGAGCATATCGTGCGCGGCCTCGATGCCGGCGGCGTCGACTATGTGACCAAGCCGATCGCGATCCAGGAAATGCTGGCGCGCATCAGAGTGCATCTGGCAAATGCGCGGCTGGCGCAGAGCGCCCGGATGGCACTCGACGTCTCCGGTCGCTTTCTGTTTGCGGCCAATCGCGAGGGCAAGGTGGTGTGGGCGACGCCGCAGGCGCAGAAGCTGCTGGGATCGGCGACATCCGACCGGGTCACACTCCCCGCCTCTCTGCCGGATTGGCTGCGGGACATCGAGGACGGACGGGCCGACGCCAAGCCGCCGGCCGCCCCGCTCCTGAACGACCAGCTTCGGCTGCAGTTCATGGGCAAGCTCGGCCCCGACGAATTCCTGTTGCGGATCGCAAAGGAAACCAGCCCTGACACCCCGGCGCAGTTCAGCAAGGAGTTGGGCCTGACTGCTCGCGAAGGCGAAGTGCTGGCGTGGCTCAGCAAAGGCAAGGCCAACCGGGACATCGCCCAGATCCTGGGGCTCAGCCCGCGCACCGTCGACAAACACCTGGAGCAGATCTACGCCAAACTCGGGGTGGAGAACCGTACCGCGGCCGCGGCGATGGCTGTGAAGGCGTCGCGAAAGTGA